Proteins found in one Amblyraja radiata isolate CabotCenter1 chromosome 15, sAmbRad1.1.pri, whole genome shotgun sequence genomic segment:
- the egr2 gene encoding E3 SUMO-protein ligase EGR2 produces the protein MQMMTAKTLEKIPLSLGGLFHQLPDNMFPVEDINGLPASVTIYPNPEMTPYEQMSSDGILNVDMSGDKRPVDLPYHSGYHLPSAHRSQTLGYTGKFSIESQCAGGNWSSEGIIVSAGIFGIPASSSPSSSSSASTASPNPLPSSLSCTMAQSQNEMEHMYSPPPPYTCGEMYQDPTPFYSNPASSLGYPPPPSYPSPKSMVDSTLFPILPDYSSIFQPQHPHRDMHPGTERKPFSCPVDPGRMAPPLTPLSTIRNFTLGNPAGEGSRMPSAYGGHNLPLRPIRLRKYPNRPSKTPVHERPYPCPAEGCDRRFSRSDELTRHIRIHTGHKPFQCRICMRNFSRSDHLTTHIRTHTGEKPFSCDFCGRKFARSDERKRHTKIHLRQKEKKLASERAAGSTVATLCSSGSTPLPICPPRTL, from the exons ATGCAAATGATGACTGCCAAAACGCTGGAGAAGATCCCGCTGTCGCTCGGGGGTCTCTTCCATCAGCTACCCGACAACATGTTCCCCGTGGAGGACATCAACGGCTTGCCCGCCTCAGTCACTATCTACCCTAACCCGGAAATGACACCGTACGAGCAGATGTCCTCAG ATGGAATACTCAACGTGGACATGAGCGGCGACAAGAGACCCGTCGATTTACCGTATCATAGCGGCTACCATCTACCCTCTGCTCACCGCTCCCAGACTCTAGGCTACACGGGGAAGTTTTCCATTGAATCTCAATGCGCCGGTGGCAATTGGAGTTCTGAAGGCATCATCGTGAGCGCCGGGATCTTCGGGATCCCCGCGTCGTCCTCTCCCTCGTCGTCCTCTTCCGCGTCCACGGCTTCTCCAAACCCCCTCCCCAGCTCCCTCAGTTGTACCATGGCGCAGAGCCAGAACGAGATGGAGCACATGTACTCGCCGCCACCTCCGTACACCTGCGGGGAGATGTATCAGGACCCGACTCCTTTCTACAGCAACCCAGCCAGCAGCCTCGGctaccctcctcccccctcctacccTTCGCCGAAATCCATGGTGGACAGCACTTTATTCCCCATCCTGCCGGACTACAGTAGCATCTTCCAACCTCAACATCCGCACCGGGATATGCACCCGGGCACCGAGCGCAAGCCTTTCTCCTGCCCGGTGGACCCAGGTAGGATGGCACCACCTCTGACTCCCCTCTCCACCATCAGAAACTTTACCTTGGGTAACCCGGCAGGAGAGGGCTCCAGGATGCCCAGCGCTTACGGCGGACACAACTTACCTCTCCGGCCCATCAGGCTCAGGAAATACCCAAACCGACCCAGCAAGACCCCGGTCCACGAGAGACCTTACCCGTGCCCGGCCGAAGGCTGCGACCGCCGGTTCTCCCGCTCTGACGAGCTCACCCGGCACATCCGCATCCACACCGGCCACAAACCTTTCCAGTGCCGCATCTGCATGAGGAACTTCAGCCGGAGCGACCACCTCACCACCCACatccgcacccacaccggcgagaagCCTTTCTCTTGCGACTTCTGCGGCAGGAAGTTCGCCAGGAGCGACGAGAGGAAGAGGCACACCAAGATCCACTTGAGGCAGAAGGAGAAGAAACTCGCCAGCGAGAGGGCGGCCGGTTCCACGGTGGCGACCCTCTGCAGCAGCGGGAGCACCCCCTTGCCCATCTGTCCGCCCAGGACACTGTAA